A genomic segment from Portunus trituberculatus isolate SZX2019 chromosome 14, ASM1759143v1, whole genome shotgun sequence encodes:
- the LOC123503799 gene encoding TATA element modulatory factor-like isoform X4, which translates to MRGRHDTVAVKSERKRCIACVSAETSNTSTTPLTGDAASSPALRGDAYPGRRVTMSWFDAAGLTSLAKSALKEAQRTIDKALDIEENEENILPPSTLPVTSSAQPSKGLQEKLKDESESFFASFGLDKKKSPLTPVNSPVDSSEGKPVTKDGGKPPAHIVGSLWGSFTGSFFENSEVPKEPLQNEGDGAASSDSPSKKSIVATQPPRSSASLPSLQLASSPVSTQPRTTTLQECAAQTKMSLQQEKADKEQGTAERSEDRSRDVEGEWGWGWESGLMVSSDHQHHLEGTFSTAAGEIEEREDSLVDDTIDEEGFAKSRLVVGSVESDAGGFVRQESQGSLSGRSVDLDVPVAISEDVFHEEHNPGTSCFEMEPDNSGSVVSYVEECTDTRTTSTTTITTAATVSCGNSEVNTPESIVVLTSESNSPDDGEAAVCVLSTTEMKYGTCGPLKPSPISSPDSIEVLGSSSLLTSPSSIEVLTDVSSSDSSPSHLDSCNNTLVQDLSPPPGIVVNVQPTLQKITDSDTHTLVETSADQTQCHQKAQPIEGDKTNQIISKEESLPADYAHKLDLSSVNLQSTGNTSDTVTPQPPTTLSLSLCKGQESSNLAPSALSVLVDSVPSKPARQTATVHDAEVSAACHASQTDGQPTTEEHTVVEEGDISIPPATALDVSVESGGSSDTITASIDSTQMVWSISRGVDPEFSERPADSDMHESSTSGSGGSVVRCLLEEAMGDEEAVSGASSSSPPEREHSPSSSERSEALKVGSGHTSGHSSGDEVETTTSSDIEVISSPSLDGSTVVSRGTSAGTSRVWSTAQRGMRSFLNDRSESSASDSSSNHKKTNSERGHRRNQSNFSETSESSSENHSSEVDKLIKKVGQLTEVLEARETKVLELSQVNAALQDTNLRLKAHVEDLEGGSGMEATESLREEFTQRLVTMERKFQQALREKENTKKLLEEARAEAATRLSSAEVARYQEERDTVIRELREEGEKLSKQQLSYSNIIKKLRSKEKENETTIKTQKDKLEEQSRDLERLRKQLSAKEEMERRQIDAVCQLNATNQRLEQAVKDVAAENAELEGKMTVLKSALDTAYREMAELKREVAACDAQAQEQVLSAEVGVQRRLEATLAEAQEQARREQVALMAQVVELQEALNQCESQANRKERQLRADNAELQQRVAETEARAEEMSGAVSAATRPLLRQMENLQATHSSQQASWESLEASLTQRLNETLAAAAASTEKERATREQYAELAANTAALQTQVTNLRAENARVSSELNIATTKFDSLSESRIKENIQIEALKTSFAEEIAEVKRERDSLEQQLEMEKTAVAAEKKKSVALQEQLKDRERKLAQMIASGTAESHASTPRSSPTPSLSRLSITGSLSESFTGYQWGHEEVFESGWSRGTSLYDSVRSNSTAAVDALTSQLRQREGEVHHLHSEITRYETQRESLAQELVSITSQVESLQSQVQDYQALKDQYADMEQKYNALLQMHGEKVEEVEELRLDLADVKEMYKAQIDQLLKK; encoded by the exons TCTCCTTTGACGCCTGTAAACTCCCCTGTTGACTCATCAGAAGGGAAGCCAGTGACCAAAG ATGGAGGGAAGCCACCAGCTCACATAGTTGGCAGCCTTTGGGGTTCTTTCACCGGCTCCTTCTTTGAGAACTCTGAGGTGCCAAAGGAGCCTCTGCAAA ATGAAGGTGATGGTGCAGCCTCCTCAGACAGCCCTAGTAAGAAGTCCATTGTGGCCACCCAGCCTCCTCGCAGCAGTGccagcctcccctccctccagtTGGCCAGCAGCCCGGTGTCCACCCAGCCCCGCACCACCACCCTGCAGGAGTGTGCCGCACAAACCAAGATGTCCCTG cagcaggagaaggcAGACAAGGAGCAAGGAACAGCAGAAAGAAGTGAGGACAGAAGCAGGGatgtggagggagagtggggctGGGGGTGGGAAAGTGGTCTCATGGTGTCCTCAGACCATCAACACCATCTGGAAG GCACCTTTAGCACAGCAGCAGGGGAGATAGAGGAGCGTGAGGACAGCTTGGTGGATGACACTATAGATGAAGAGGGCTTTGCCAAGAGCAGACTGGTGGTGGGCAGTGTGGAGAGTGATGCTGGAGGCTTTGTGCGGCAGGAAAGTCAGGGCTCGCTGTCCGGGAGGTCTGTTGACTTGGACGTCCCAGTGGCGATATCTGAAGATGTTTTCCACGAAGAACACAACCCAGGCACGTCATGCTTTGAAATGGAGCCAGATAACAGTGGTAGTGTTGTTAGTTATGTTGAGGAATGCACTGATACACGaactacttccactacaactattacGACAGCAGCTACAGTTTCATGTGGTAACTCGGAAGTCAACACTCCTGAAAGTATAGTAGTGCTCACGTCGGAAAGCAACTCACCTGATGATGGGgaagctgctgtgtgtgtgttatcaaccACAGAGATGAAGTATGGCACTTGTGGTCCCTTGAAGCCCAGTCCAATTAGTTCACCAGACTCCATTGAAGTCCTCGGCTCATCCAGCCTGCTCACCTCGCCATCGTCCATTGAG GTGTTGACTGATGTATCTTCAAGTGACTCCTCACCATCACATTTGGACTCCTGCAACAACACTCTGGTTCAGGACCTCAGCCCTCCTCCAGGGATTGTCGTCAACGTACAACCTACCTTACAGAAAATAACCGACAGTGATACACACACTTTGGTGGAGACATCAGCTGATCAAACCCAGTGTCATCAGAAAGCCCAACCAATAGAAGGAGACAAGACTAATCAAATTATAAGTAAAGAAGAATCACTCCCTGCTGACTATGCACACAAACTAGACTTAAGTAGTGTTAATTTACAAAGCACAGGGAACACGAGTGATACTgttacaccacaaccacctacaACCCTGTCACTTAGTCTCTGCAAGGGACAGGAGAGTAGCAACTTAGCTCCTTCTGCTCTGAGTGTTCTTGTTGACAGTGTACCTTCTAAACCTGCCCGACAAACAGCCACAGTTCATGATGCAGAGGTCAGTGCAGCCTGCCATGCTAGCCAGACAGATGGGCAGCCTACCACAGAGGAACACACAGTAGTGGAGGAAGGGGACATCAGCATACCACCTGCTACAGCTCTGGATGTGTCTGTGGAGAGCGGAGGCAGCTCAGACACTATCACTGCTTCAATAGACTCTACACAGATGGTCTG GAGTATCTCTCGAGGAGTGGATCCAGAGTTCTCAGAGCGGCCAGCAGACAGCGATATGCATGAGAGCAGCACAAGTGGGTCTGGCGGGTCTGTGGTGCGCTGCCTGCTGGAGGAAGCCATGGGGGACGAGGAGGCTGTCAGTGGagcatcttcctcttcccctcctgagAGAGAacactcaccctcctcctcagaAAG ATCTGAAGCTTTGAAAGTTGGCTCTGGACACACCTCTGGCCATAGTTCAGGTGATGAAGTGGAGACAACTACTTCCTCTGATATTGAAGTCATATCCAG TCCCAGTCTGGATGGCAGCACAGTAGTGTCGCGGGGCACATCGGCGGGCACCTCCCGTGTGTGGTCCACAGCTCAGCGGGGCATGCGCTCCTTCCTCAATGACCGCTCTGAGTCGTCTGCCTCAGATTCTTCCAGCAAccacaaaaagacaaacagtgAGAGAG gCCATCGCCGCAACCAGTCCAACTTTTCAGAAACCAGCGAGAGTTCTTCAGAGAATCATTCGTCTGAGGTGGACAAGCTTATAAAG AAAGTGGGCCAGCTGACTGAGGTGCTTGAGGCCAGGGAAACCAAGGTGCTGGAGCTGAGTCAGGTGAATGCGGCTCTTCAGGATACTAATCTGCGCCTCAAAGC TCATGTGGAGGACTTGGAAGGTGGCAGTGGTATGGAGGCAACAGAATCTTTGCGAGAGGAGTTCACCCAGCGTCTTGTCACCatggagagaaagttccagcaggcattgagagagaaagaaaataccaagAAGCTGCTGGag GAAGCCCGTGCGGAGGCAGCAACAAGGCTAAGTTCAGCTGAGGTGGCAAGGTACCAGGAGGAGAGGGACACTGTGATACGAGagctgagggaggaaggagagaaactcAGCAAGCAACAACTCAGCTACTCCAATATTATCAAGAAACTGCGcagcaaagaaaaggagaatgaaaccACCATAAAGACACAAAA GGACAAGTTGGAGGAACAGTCACGTGATTTGGAGCGACTGAGGAAACAACTGTCAGccaaggaggagatggagcggCGCCAAATTGATGCCGTGTGTCAGCTGAACGCCACCAACCAACGACTTGAGCAGGCAGTGAAGGATGTGGCAGCTGAGAACGCTGAGCTGGAGGGCAAAATGACAGTGCTGAAGAGTGCTCTAGATACTGCCTACAG AGAGATGGCAGAGCTGAAGAGAGAGGTGGCTGCTTGTGATGCACAAGCCCAGGAACAAGTGCTGAGTGCAGAGGTGGGTGTGCAGCGTCGCCTGGAGGCCACACTGGCAGAGGCTCAGGAGCAGGCAAGGAGGGAGCAGGTTGCCCTGATGGCCCAGGTGGTAGAGCTCCAGGAGGCCCTCAACCAGTGTGAAAGTCAAGCCAACAG AAAAGAACGTCAGCTTCGTGCAGACAACGCAGAGCTCCAGCAGAGGGTGGCAGAAACAGAGGCACGTGCAGAGGAGATGTCCGGCGCTGTGAGTGCAGCCACACGGCCTCTCCTGCGTCAGATGGAGAATCTGCAGGCAACTCACTCCTCCCAGCAAGCCTCTTGGGAGTCACTGGAGGCCTCCCTTACACAACGACTCA ATGAAACACTGGCAGCTGCAGCTGCAAgcacagagaaggagagagcaaCACGGGAACAATATGCTGAGCTGGCAGCAAACACTGCTGCCCTGCAGACACAG GTAACTAATTTGCGTGCTGAGAATGCAAGAGTATCTTCAGAGTTGAACATTGCCACGACAAAGTTTGATTCCTTGTCAGAGTCACGGATAAA GGAAAACATCCAGATTGAGGCTTTAAAGACTTCATTTGCTGAAGAGATTGCAGAAGTTAAAAGAGAACGTGACAGTCTTGAGCAACAGCTGGAGATGGAGAAGACAGCCGTGGcagctgaaaagaaaaagagtgttgCCCTCCAGGAACAACTGAAAGACAGGGAGCGCAAGCTGGCCCAAATGATAGCCAGTGGCACTGCTGAGAGCCATGCCAGCACCCCCAGATCCTCTCCgaccccttccctctcacggCTCTCTATCACAGGCTCCCTTTCAGAGTCCTTTACTGGGTATCAATGGGGG CATGAGGAAGTATTTGAGTCGGGTTGGTCTCGAGGAACATCTCTATACGACTCTGTACGCTCAAATTCCACGGCTGCTGTAGACGCTCTCACCTCACAGCTGAGGCAAAGAGAAG GAGAGGTGCATCACTTACACAGCGAGATCACAAGGTATGAGACGCAGAGAGAATCGCTGGCGCAGGAGTTGGTGTCAATAACTAGTCAAGTGGAGAGTCTTCAATCACAGGTACAAGACTACCAGGCCTTGAAAGACCAGTATGCTGACATGGAGCAGAAGTATAATGCTCTGTTGCAg ATGCACggcgagaaggtggaggaggttgaggagctACGACTTGACCTGGCAGATGTAAAGGAAATGTACAAAGCTCAG ATTGATCAGCTTCTTAAAAAGTGA
- the LOC123503799 gene encoding TATA element modulatory factor-like isoform X5, with amino-acid sequence MSWFDAAGLTSLAKSALKEAQRTIDKALDIEENEENILPPSTLPVTSSAQPSKGLQEKLKDESESFFASFGLDKKKSPLTPVNSPVDSSEGKPVTKDGGKPPAHIVGSLWGSFTGSFFENSEVPKEPLQNEGDGAASSDSPSKKSIVATQPPRSSASLPSLQLASSPVSTQPRTTTLQECAAQTKMSLQQEKADKEQGTAERSEDRSRDVEGEWGWGWESGLMVSSDHQHHLEGTFSTAAGEIEEREDSLVDDTIDEEGFAKSRLVVGSVESDAGGFVRQESQGSLSGRSVDLDVPVAISEDVFHEEHNPGTSCFEMEPDNSGSVVSYVEECTDTRTTSTTTITTAATVSCGNSEVNTPESIVVLTSESNSPDDGEAAVCVLSTTEMKYGTCGPLKPSPISSPDSIEVLGSSSLLTSPSSIEVLTDVSSSDSSPSHLDSCNNTLVQDLSPPPGIVVNVQPTLQKITDSDTHTLVETSADQTQCHQKAQPIEGDKTNQIISKEESLPADYAHKLDLSSVNLQSTGNTSDTVTPQPPTTLSLSLCKGQESSNLAPSALSVLVDSVPSKPARQTATVHDAEVSAACHASQTDGQPTTEEHTVVEEGDISIPPATALDVSVESGGSSDTITASIDSTQMVWSISRGVDPEFSERPADSDMHESSTSGSGGSVVRCLLEEAMGDEEAVSGASSSSPPEREHSPSSSERSEALKVGSGHTSGHSSGDEVETTTSSDIEVISSPSLDGSTVVSRGTSAGTSRVWSTAQRGMRSFLNDRSESSASDSSSNHKKTNSERVETVPSSMTTSFTSISESEGEMFNLGPASLTIDPASITQVLQGQSHFVKGHRRNQSNFSETSESSSENHSSEVDKLIKKVGQLTEVLEARETKVLELSQVNAALQDTNLRLKAHVEDLEGGSGMEATESLREEFTQRLVTMERKFQQALREKENTKKLLEEARAEAATRLSSAEVARYQEERDTVIRELREEGEKLSKQQLSYSNIIKKLRSKEKENETTIKTQKDKLEEQSRDLERLRKQLSAKEEMERRQIDAVCQLNATNQRLEQAVKDVAAENAELEGKMTVLKSALDTAYREMAELKREVAACDAQAQEQVLSAEVGVQRRLEATLAEAQEQARREQVALMAQVVELQEALNQCESQANRKERQLRADNAELQQRVAETEARAEEMSGAVSAATRPLLRQMENLQATHSSQQASWESLEASLTQRLNETLAAAAASTEKERATREQYAELAANTAALQTQVTNLRAENARVSSELNIATTKFDSLSESRIKENIQIEALKTSFAEEIAEVKRERDSLEQQLEMEKTAVAAEKKKSVALQEQLKDRERKLAQMIASGTAESHASTPRSSPTPSLSRLSITGSLSESFTGYQWGHEEVFESGWSRGTSLYDSVRSNSTAAVDALTSQLRQREGEVHHLHSEITRYETQRESLAQELVSITSQVESLQSQVQDYQALKDQYADMEQKYNALLQMHGEKVEEVEELRLDLADVKEMYKAQIDQLLKK; translated from the exons TCTCCTTTGACGCCTGTAAACTCCCCTGTTGACTCATCAGAAGGGAAGCCAGTGACCAAAG ATGGAGGGAAGCCACCAGCTCACATAGTTGGCAGCCTTTGGGGTTCTTTCACCGGCTCCTTCTTTGAGAACTCTGAGGTGCCAAAGGAGCCTCTGCAAA ATGAAGGTGATGGTGCAGCCTCCTCAGACAGCCCTAGTAAGAAGTCCATTGTGGCCACCCAGCCTCCTCGCAGCAGTGccagcctcccctccctccagtTGGCCAGCAGCCCGGTGTCCACCCAGCCCCGCACCACCACCCTGCAGGAGTGTGCCGCACAAACCAAGATGTCCCTG cagcaggagaaggcAGACAAGGAGCAAGGAACAGCAGAAAGAAGTGAGGACAGAAGCAGGGatgtggagggagagtggggctGGGGGTGGGAAAGTGGTCTCATGGTGTCCTCAGACCATCAACACCATCTGGAAG GCACCTTTAGCACAGCAGCAGGGGAGATAGAGGAGCGTGAGGACAGCTTGGTGGATGACACTATAGATGAAGAGGGCTTTGCCAAGAGCAGACTGGTGGTGGGCAGTGTGGAGAGTGATGCTGGAGGCTTTGTGCGGCAGGAAAGTCAGGGCTCGCTGTCCGGGAGGTCTGTTGACTTGGACGTCCCAGTGGCGATATCTGAAGATGTTTTCCACGAAGAACACAACCCAGGCACGTCATGCTTTGAAATGGAGCCAGATAACAGTGGTAGTGTTGTTAGTTATGTTGAGGAATGCACTGATACACGaactacttccactacaactattacGACAGCAGCTACAGTTTCATGTGGTAACTCGGAAGTCAACACTCCTGAAAGTATAGTAGTGCTCACGTCGGAAAGCAACTCACCTGATGATGGGgaagctgctgtgtgtgtgttatcaaccACAGAGATGAAGTATGGCACTTGTGGTCCCTTGAAGCCCAGTCCAATTAGTTCACCAGACTCCATTGAAGTCCTCGGCTCATCCAGCCTGCTCACCTCGCCATCGTCCATTGAG GTGTTGACTGATGTATCTTCAAGTGACTCCTCACCATCACATTTGGACTCCTGCAACAACACTCTGGTTCAGGACCTCAGCCCTCCTCCAGGGATTGTCGTCAACGTACAACCTACCTTACAGAAAATAACCGACAGTGATACACACACTTTGGTGGAGACATCAGCTGATCAAACCCAGTGTCATCAGAAAGCCCAACCAATAGAAGGAGACAAGACTAATCAAATTATAAGTAAAGAAGAATCACTCCCTGCTGACTATGCACACAAACTAGACTTAAGTAGTGTTAATTTACAAAGCACAGGGAACACGAGTGATACTgttacaccacaaccacctacaACCCTGTCACTTAGTCTCTGCAAGGGACAGGAGAGTAGCAACTTAGCTCCTTCTGCTCTGAGTGTTCTTGTTGACAGTGTACCTTCTAAACCTGCCCGACAAACAGCCACAGTTCATGATGCAGAGGTCAGTGCAGCCTGCCATGCTAGCCAGACAGATGGGCAGCCTACCACAGAGGAACACACAGTAGTGGAGGAAGGGGACATCAGCATACCACCTGCTACAGCTCTGGATGTGTCTGTGGAGAGCGGAGGCAGCTCAGACACTATCACTGCTTCAATAGACTCTACACAGATGGTCTG GAGTATCTCTCGAGGAGTGGATCCAGAGTTCTCAGAGCGGCCAGCAGACAGCGATATGCATGAGAGCAGCACAAGTGGGTCTGGCGGGTCTGTGGTGCGCTGCCTGCTGGAGGAAGCCATGGGGGACGAGGAGGCTGTCAGTGGagcatcttcctcttcccctcctgagAGAGAacactcaccctcctcctcagaAAG ATCTGAAGCTTTGAAAGTTGGCTCTGGACACACCTCTGGCCATAGTTCAGGTGATGAAGTGGAGACAACTACTTCCTCTGATATTGAAGTCATATCCAG TCCCAGTCTGGATGGCAGCACAGTAGTGTCGCGGGGCACATCGGCGGGCACCTCCCGTGTGTGGTCCACAGCTCAGCGGGGCATGCGCTCCTTCCTCAATGACCGCTCTGAGTCGTCTGCCTCAGATTCTTCCAGCAAccacaaaaagacaaacagtgAGAGAG TGGAGACGGTTCCCTCGTCCATGACCACCAGCTTTACCAGTATTAGTGAGTCTGAGGGGGAGATGTTTAATTTGGGCCCAGCCAGCCTGACCATTGACCCGGCCTCCATCACTCAAGTCCTGCAGGGCCAGTCCCATTTTGTTAAAG gCCATCGCCGCAACCAGTCCAACTTTTCAGAAACCAGCGAGAGTTCTTCAGAGAATCATTCGTCTGAGGTGGACAAGCTTATAAAG AAAGTGGGCCAGCTGACTGAGGTGCTTGAGGCCAGGGAAACCAAGGTGCTGGAGCTGAGTCAGGTGAATGCGGCTCTTCAGGATACTAATCTGCGCCTCAAAGC TCATGTGGAGGACTTGGAAGGTGGCAGTGGTATGGAGGCAACAGAATCTTTGCGAGAGGAGTTCACCCAGCGTCTTGTCACCatggagagaaagttccagcaggcattgagagagaaagaaaataccaagAAGCTGCTGGag GAAGCCCGTGCGGAGGCAGCAACAAGGCTAAGTTCAGCTGAGGTGGCAAGGTACCAGGAGGAGAGGGACACTGTGATACGAGagctgagggaggaaggagagaaactcAGCAAGCAACAACTCAGCTACTCCAATATTATCAAGAAACTGCGcagcaaagaaaaggagaatgaaaccACCATAAAGACACAAAA GGACAAGTTGGAGGAACAGTCACGTGATTTGGAGCGACTGAGGAAACAACTGTCAGccaaggaggagatggagcggCGCCAAATTGATGCCGTGTGTCAGCTGAACGCCACCAACCAACGACTTGAGCAGGCAGTGAAGGATGTGGCAGCTGAGAACGCTGAGCTGGAGGGCAAAATGACAGTGCTGAAGAGTGCTCTAGATACTGCCTACAG AGAGATGGCAGAGCTGAAGAGAGAGGTGGCTGCTTGTGATGCACAAGCCCAGGAACAAGTGCTGAGTGCAGAGGTGGGTGTGCAGCGTCGCCTGGAGGCCACACTGGCAGAGGCTCAGGAGCAGGCAAGGAGGGAGCAGGTTGCCCTGATGGCCCAGGTGGTAGAGCTCCAGGAGGCCCTCAACCAGTGTGAAAGTCAAGCCAACAG AAAAGAACGTCAGCTTCGTGCAGACAACGCAGAGCTCCAGCAGAGGGTGGCAGAAACAGAGGCACGTGCAGAGGAGATGTCCGGCGCTGTGAGTGCAGCCACACGGCCTCTCCTGCGTCAGATGGAGAATCTGCAGGCAACTCACTCCTCCCAGCAAGCCTCTTGGGAGTCACTGGAGGCCTCCCTTACACAACGACTCA ATGAAACACTGGCAGCTGCAGCTGCAAgcacagagaaggagagagcaaCACGGGAACAATATGCTGAGCTGGCAGCAAACACTGCTGCCCTGCAGACACAG GTAACTAATTTGCGTGCTGAGAATGCAAGAGTATCTTCAGAGTTGAACATTGCCACGACAAAGTTTGATTCCTTGTCAGAGTCACGGATAAA GGAAAACATCCAGATTGAGGCTTTAAAGACTTCATTTGCTGAAGAGATTGCAGAAGTTAAAAGAGAACGTGACAGTCTTGAGCAACAGCTGGAGATGGAGAAGACAGCCGTGGcagctgaaaagaaaaagagtgttgCCCTCCAGGAACAACTGAAAGACAGGGAGCGCAAGCTGGCCCAAATGATAGCCAGTGGCACTGCTGAGAGCCATGCCAGCACCCCCAGATCCTCTCCgaccccttccctctcacggCTCTCTATCACAGGCTCCCTTTCAGAGTCCTTTACTGGGTATCAATGGGGG CATGAGGAAGTATTTGAGTCGGGTTGGTCTCGAGGAACATCTCTATACGACTCTGTACGCTCAAATTCCACGGCTGCTGTAGACGCTCTCACCTCACAGCTGAGGCAAAGAGAAG GAGAGGTGCATCACTTACACAGCGAGATCACAAGGTATGAGACGCAGAGAGAATCGCTGGCGCAGGAGTTGGTGTCAATAACTAGTCAAGTGGAGAGTCTTCAATCACAGGTACAAGACTACCAGGCCTTGAAAGACCAGTATGCTGACATGGAGCAGAAGTATAATGCTCTGTTGCAg ATGCACggcgagaaggtggaggaggttgaggagctACGACTTGACCTGGCAGATGTAAAGGAAATGTACAAAGCTCAG ATTGATCAGCTTCTTAAAAAGTGA